The DNA window tatttttctCGTGACAGTTCGTGGAATATCGCAATCTCAACAGTGCTCCAAAAAGGTAAAATGGCACACTttgaacacatttacacgttCATTGGGATTTCTCCACGAAGAAATtaaggtttcccccccccaaaaaaagaggactTTCTCTTATAGAATCGTTGTAAAGCATAAACCATCCAATTTGACATAGAaccacacgcacgcgcacataATAAGCCCGGAACCCGGAGTGTCTCGGCGCAGGTTTAACAAACGCACCGAGTCTCGTGCATTATGAACGTATATTTACACATGCGTGCTCTCGTGGGATGAGCCTTACCGTGTCCGaggtgtttcctcctcctcgctcctgctgggaacacacacacacgcacacacacgcacacacacgcacacacacgcacacgcgagcacacacaagcacactcacGGGCACGCAGGCAAAGGGGTGACATATCAGTAAGTGGGACCAGCCTGCGAAAGATGAAGCTCAAACGgacgtttttgttgttgttgttgatgatgatgatgatgatgaggatgaggatgaggatgaggaaaaCAAAACGGCTCTCCGCTGACATGACGCAAGATTAGTTTCGGGCTTTGCTTTTGAGGAGCCGTCGTGTCTAATTTACGGTGTCACTGTCCTTTTATTAGCGACGTCACGGGTTAATGGGGATATCGATTTTTCTGCGTGGGAGCGTGTGAAATGTGCGTtgcgaggaggagaggaaaccaaaCATCTCCACTCAAATCAAACCAAGTGTGAATTTCTAACTAGGAGTTAACATTGCGAAATAAATGAGAAGAATAAAGGCGTGTTTACTTGCTGGGTTCTGCTGCTGTGGCTCATAGGCCTGAAATGAGTGCACGCATGCATAATAGGGGCTatgaaatcataaaaaaaaaaaataataataataataaaacggCGTGGAATGCAGAAGAGGAGATGTGTTTCACGGGGAGAGTTTTCAAAGGTCGTGACACTTAGTGACAGGTCCCGCCCCGAGGCCAACGCTGTCTCAATAGCAGCCTAAACCTGATTTATCTGCAGGCTGCAGTCTGCGGCATTAATCTGGAGAGGAGCAGCCAAAGAAAGAAAGTATaattaaatagaaaaagaacacatacatttttcaaaaatatgCATCACCTTATAGGTAACTGACCCTCACATTTAGACTCCCACCCGAAAACATTTCACTAACTTTAATTTCataattttaattttgtttgaCAATTTTCTTGAATGAAATAGCATAGGCCAACACAATAAAACTCGATCCTTTTGAATAGTTATAGCgagatagaaaataaatattacaaatgTCCTTGAAAATAACAAGCAgttggaaagagagacaaaccAACTCTCCACAGGAGAATTAGCATTTTATTGTCCTCGGTTTGTGAAAACATGGTGATTTGGCAACACGAGTTAATCTTCTCTCAATACTCCATAAATGTAATGATTGAAAGTCGCTATTAATCTGGCAACATAGTTACTTTCCTCACTTAAtcttatataatattatttaagCGTTACATTATTGACGAATAGAAAGATACGTTAAATGTTTTAGGGGGGAATGCATCAACAGGCTACACATCTTTAGCTGAGAACATTAGTTTTTCTTCCTGAAGTATAACCATTCCACGGGTTaacaaatcccttttttttccatcatttactctcatttaaaacaaacaatctcAATCATAAAATCATCCGCAGCAGAttccgccaaaaaaaaaaaatcacagaaataaacacaaaacaagcagCACAAACACGACAAACAAACCACAAACTGCCTTTGGAGTTAAAGACAAAAAACTTCAAGAAATTGTGACTCATTAGTTGGTGTTGTTCAGCAGTGATGTGGAGGGAGCCCGCGCTGCTGCATGGTGTAAGTGTAGCAGGGCTGGCTCGGGTTATCTGTGAATGGGCTCTTTATTGGAGGCGCGGAGCGGGGATTTGCCTTTTATTCGCCTCGCTATGGAAACGCGGCTTGACGGCAGAAAAATGTTGATGTGAATAAAAGGAATCGGCACAAGGAGCCTTTCCAGAGAAGCATCTGTTACACTTAGAAACTTAGACTATCGAGAGCAATACCCCCCTCTCAAAGTCCCCCTCTTATCTGCTCTATGCtaccaaaaagaaaagcacacattATTTTGTAATAGCAAACCAGAtatatttaagatgttttttttaagtgattcTACCCGTGGAAACAGTTAAGCCAATTTTAAAACCTAAAATTGTGTTCACGCCGACAGGCTCTATAACTACAATTCGTGATATTTCGGAGAATTCCTTATGCAAAATAAATTCCTATTAGTGTGTCATTTAATGTGACTCATAAGAAAATACAGGAATTGTTTTACTACTCGCATTGTGGCACAAATTTGCAATTCTGCATAATTCCATCCCATAATAACATGAAATAAAGCAATCCGGTTCAGTCAACTAGGCCACTCGATTAGCCAATCCCATCAAATATTCAGTCACTTTTAATGAAGTTTCCAAGTCAACATGAAGAATTCACACGCAGCACCAAGAGTGGGAACACAACCACGGACACATACATGTGTTGAATTATTTCCATCCATACAATCCACAGAGGCCCGTGGGCTACAAACGAGGCGGGTCTAAAGACGGTCCCTGTCGTTCCCTCACTGCGGCTGTCTATCACTCCTCCGGGTACCGAGGCGCCGTCCACACGTCCAGCCCGAGATTAGCTCACCTGCTCCGGCCCTCCTCTCAGTGTGTGCCGCGGTGTCTCTCGGCAAGCAGCTCCTCAGCACCCGGCCCTCTTTAATGACTTCCCGGTGGCTGCTGCCTTCTTTTATTTCTCCgaaatgtatgaaaatgtatGCAAATTTAAATCAAGCTTAACCTGGGCGCTAGGGCAATATGTTTAATGGAATTTTCAAACCAATAAGGGGACTGGGACGCGATCTAATGGCAAATATGATTACGGGGCCAAGTTATTTCTCAGATATGCAGATAGATCTTTTTCCAACTCTGACATGATTAGATTGTTAAAGACTGTGCACCGCTCTATGACGCATTAATGTCTTTGGAACAAGGAGGAAAACAGTTGAAACATGTTTGAGGGGGTGATTTTTAGTCTGTTATTTATAAAAGATCtttaaaaatataacatttgcaTAACAGGTCCTGGATGGGTTATTTCTATCTCAAATGGGTAGGATAACGAATGCCATGTGCTTAAAATGGTAAGAAGCTCATTCTAAAAACACCTCAGGAAGTATTTTCTAAAAGTTAATCTTTAGCAGTGAGAACTGCTCTTGGTCTGATTGTATCCTTCTAAATTACGTGCTGGCACGTTTTACAAATGCCATTGCGCATTAATCTCCTCCTTCGCACGCGCTCAAGGGTGACAGGAGCAGCAATAAACTCGTGCGTAAATCAGTTGGAAACTTTAATTAATAAACAGGAACTGCGCTCTACGCTCGCATCATTCAACAGCCAGACCCACTGGACCGGCACTCAGACTCACTTCCGGTTCGGCTGGCTGTAACCCTTTCCTATCTGCAGCAACACTTCCAGAGGCGGATGTTTGGGCATCTGCGCCGTCATTGGCCGAGGCGCGCATCAGTCGGTCTGTGAGTGGTGGTGCGGGCTGTCAGTCAAAGCCAGGCTGCTGCGGAGGctccagagagagggagatgtcaGAGGCTGCGCTGCTCCCTTCCCTCAGTAGCACCAGTGGGGTTCAGCAGCCAGCATGGCCACAGCTGCCTCCAGCCCCTACACCCTGCTCAGCTCCAGCCCCATGATCCACCCGGACAGCCAGGCCATGCAGCCTGCTAGCCCCTACAGAGGACACCAGAAACTCCTCCAGGGCGACTACTTGCACAGCGTCCAGGGCAACGGACACCCCCTCGGGCACCAGTGGGCAAGTAGCCTTTCGGAGGGCAGCCCCTGGTCGGCCTCCATGGAGCAGCAGGACGTGAAACCGGGTCGAGAGGACTTGCAGCTCGGCATCATCCATCACCGCTCGCCGCACGTAGCGCATCACTCCCCGCATCACAACAACCATGGTAACCACCCGGGAGCGTGGGGGACACCGGTGTCCCACAACTCGTCCATCACCAGCGGGCAGCAGATCAACATCTACTCGCAGACGGGCTTCAGTGTCAACGGCTTGCTGGACCACGGTGGCCTCACGCCTCCACCCAACCCGCAGGGGCAAGGTATGCACCCGGGCCTCAGGGACACACTTAGCCCCGAGCACAGCGACCTCGGCGGGCACCACTGCCACGACCACTCCGACGAGGAGACGCCGACTTCGGACGAGCTGGAGCACTTTGCCAAGCAGTTCAAGCAGCGGAGAATCAAGCTGGGCTTTACGCAGGCGGACGTGGGCTTGGCCCTGGGCACGCTCTACGGTAACGTCTTTTCCCAAACTACCATCTGCAGGTTCGaggctctgcagctgagctttAAAAACATGTGCAAACTAAAGCCGCTGCTGAACAAGTGGCTGGAGGAGGCGGACTCGACCACGGGCAGCGCCAGCAGCATAGACAAGATAGCCGcgcaggggaggaagaggaagaagaggacgtCCATCGAGGTGAGCGTGAAGGGGGTCCTGGAGACGCACTTTCTCAAGTGTCCCAAGCCGGCCGCGCCGGAGATCACCTCGCTGGCGGACTCgctgcagctggagaaggaggtggtgCGCGTGTGGTTCTGCAACCGGCGGCAGAAGGAGAAGCGCATGACGCCGCCCGGGGAGCCGCCGCACGAGGGACCCTATTCTCACGGCGGCAGCGCGGGGGACGCCTCCTCGTGCCACGACCTCTGACCGAAAGCGCCGACGCCGGCACGGACTCTCGAGCGCATGGCGCACCTCCGAGCCGTCCCGGCACAGACTCCTCCAGCACTGaactacaacaacaaccacaataaCAGAGCTACCGGCTCAGCCTTCGTCCTTTTCTGACTGTCCCGAGGGGCATTTTGCTGTAGTGGCATATCAGACGTCACATTCTCAGATCGATTTTGAAGCCCGCCAAATTGTTTTCTACATCACggatataaatacaaaaatgtgcctAATAACCTGCCAGCGCCTTTGGTTTGTGTCACCATTCCTCATCTGCTTGGTAACAATGACTGGTTGggacttacttttttttttgggggggggggggggggggttgcgggtGGGGCTTTTCTCTGGTGGATCAGCGGACTGAAACAATAATACCCATTTTCTTAATTGATTTGTTGCAGCACCGGAGGCCGTTTTACAGTCCACCTCGTGCGCCCCtcggactcacacacacgctttaGCTCTCTCCCCGTATTTACACTCACTGTGTTGTAACACACTCGTAGCACAtctgtaattattatttttttcttcttccgctTAAGCAAATTAGGCCCTCGCTCCTGTCCTCGAGGTATTCCAACATAATAGCACTTGgagattgtttttcttttgattttttttatttttattgaattcCTCCCTGATGGCCTATAGCCCACGAAGCCACACACAGCTATTTAAAAAATTCATTTGTATCCGATTTCAATCATCTTCGACCATATAAACTGTGTGGACTCTAAAGCAGAGCCGAGAATAGAAAGAGGGGCTCACAACGCTATACACCTGCCTATAATTTTATTGTACGTTCAGTATCAAAATTTTATAATCTTAAATACTCCTGTTACTGGTTTATTTCTTAAGTATTTTTTCGATATATTGTACAGTTTTATATATTACCTTTTGAAGTCATTAATTTAAACAAATGCTCTTAGTTATTCATGTACTTAATTagcaatgtaaaaaaacacaatattttcagTAAGATTGAACTGTTTCGGCGGTCGTATTCCAAAATTTCGATGACAGCTCaagtaattatttattttcagtataAAGCTTGTATtatgttttgaaataaatgatgtatgTTGTAATAAACACTTTCTTGCTACAACTGTTTGCTGGCCAAAATAGAATTGAATTTCTGATGAATGAATATTTAGAAGTAAAttctacaaaagcatttatCCACATTATTCTGCTTATATTGAAAGGGTAAAAgcacaaatgaaaatgtatgcaattcattttgtttattcaacgtttctttaaaaatgttccaCAATTTGAACATGGCTTCAATTTAAAATTGTGACTAATTTTGATAAGTATAAGAATGTGCTATGCTTAAACAGCATAACCTTCACTTAGCTTCAATGTCATGTCAAAGGGCAACTTTTTCCAAGTCTCTCATGTCACTAACAGCTGTAAAATGTTCAGTGGTCCAGCGGGCCCCCGGCTGCAGCTCTGCCGGCTCCGGATCAAGCAAACTGAGTGGCTTTCTCCAGGAGGTCCACTGAAACGTTATTGTCCGGGCCCTCTGCCCTCCTCAATCAGACATGCGTGATTTATCGCCTGGGCCACTGGGCCTgacagcaaaacacaatgacacacgcactcacacacgcactcacacacacacacgggaacgCATACAATCAGAAGCAGATGAATCTCATTTCAAAGACTACAGCTGCGTATAATTGGCCATGCAAGGACAAAATATAGGTAGAATCCtgtaacataaaaaaataaagtcataaTGACAAAAAATTATTTAGGGATGTCTTTTTGTAAATAAGTAGGACTATATAAGCAACGCTGCTTAAATGATTGAAAAACAGAGCTGGAGAGGGAAAGTGAACGAGGGAATAGAGGAGAGGCGAGGCGGAAGGGGGCTAGGCCTTGCCTTGAAATGGAGAGCCTGACTGGAATACTAATGCATCTGAATTTATGCATCTCCTCAGTCTGCAGCCCTGAGTgagagggggttgggggagacagagagaaagaaggggaAAGGGAGAGGGATGCGGGGAAAGGGTGTGAGGGTGGAGGTGAAAGGGGGGGCGGTTGtgtagaagaagagaaaagtaaAACCCTGGCTGATTGATTCCATCCATCTATTTTAGTTCTAAATAATCCCTGATTTCTGggaagggggcggaggggggggggggggggggggggcggcggcaaaCAAGCAATGCGAGCCAAGGTCCAGAGCAGCACTGCAGTATCCTTGAGCCGCCTCCACCTCGCTCGGCCTGCTTAAACAGCCTTACCAGCACTTTTCCAGATACGTCTCTCAAAGGGCAACGGAGACCTCGGAGTGAATCAGTGACTAGTGAACAATGATTGACTGGGGGAaatgtgcagagagagagagagagagagagagagacttctcAGAAGTATTGAATGAAGAACTTCTGGTTGTGATTCCTCCAAAATGTATGTGGCTGAGTGAGTGCTGACTGATCATCAGACAGGACGGCAAACAATGGagaagtggtggtggtggtgacctGTGCAGCGGCAGTCTGCGGGATGTTGTTTGCTAGCAGGAGGTTTTGCCAGCATGTTGGTCTTTAATATgagaggaggtgaagcagaGGTCTGCAGTCTATAGATGTCGCTCAGAGAGCACAAACCCATGAGAAGATTCCTACAGGGGAAGAATAAATATCAGCTGCTGATCAGACACATGGTTGTAGGACCACTTTTTGTCCCTGCCAAGTGTGTGTCTTATTGTAAGGCCATACATGTACTGTTGTGTTGTCACACTTTGTTTGTCAGGCTGCTTTTTGTCTGATCCGTGTTGTGTTAGCAAAGACTTAAAACAGTGGTTCCTGAACAGTTTTTGTTTCTTGATCCCTTAAAAGAGAGTT is part of the Pungitius pungitius chromosome 2, fPunPun2.1, whole genome shotgun sequence genome and encodes:
- the LOC119211560 gene encoding POU domain, class 3, transcription factor 4-B-like — encoded protein: MATAASSPYTLLSSSPMIHPDSQAMQPASPYRGHQKLLQGDYLHSVQGNGHPLGHQWASSLSEGSPWSASMEQQDVKPGREDLQLGIIHHRSPHVAHHSPHHNNHGNHPGAWGTPVSHNSSITSGQQINIYSQTGFSVNGLLDHGGLTPPPNPQGQGMHPGLRDTLSPEHSDLGGHHCHDHSDEETPTSDELEHFAKQFKQRRIKLGFTQADVGLALGTLYGNVFSQTTICRFEALQLSFKNMCKLKPLLNKWLEEADSTTGSASSIDKIAAQGRKRKKRTSIEVSVKGVLETHFLKCPKPAAPEITSLADSLQLEKEVVRVWFCNRRQKEKRMTPPGEPPHEGPYSHGGSAGDASSCHDL